DNA sequence from the Fuscovulum ytuae genome:
CGGGTCTTCACCACCTCTGGCCGCTTTGATCTGCTGTTGCAAATCGCCTGCCCCAATACGCAGGTTCTGGATCAGGTGTTGGACCAGATCGGCACGATCACCGGGGTGAAATCCTCCGAAAGCCTGATCCATCTTTCCACCCGTCTGGACCGGGCGGTTTAGCCTGCATCGGCTGTGCCCTGTTTTGTGCCGCCTTCTGTGCCGCAAACTGTGGGCACGCAGCGGGCGGGATGTTGATCCGTCCTTAACCCGCGGCTGACTGGGGCAGCGCGCGCCGCAGGATGCCTGCGATCATCGCCTCGCGCGCTGCATCGGGCAGGGTCCGCAACGCATCCAGCCGCCCCGCCGCCATCAGATCGGCCAGACCATGCGCCATGGCCCAGACCGCCGCCTCATCCGCCGTGCTGCCACCGCCCGCTGCCATCACCTGATCGACCAGATGCTGATGCGCCGCCCCCGCCGCCTGCCCCAGATCGGCATCACGGAAATCGGGCCTCTCGGATTGCCAGAGCAGACGGAACAGCGCGGGCCGTGTCATGGCGAAATCGACATAGCCAAGCCCCGCCGCCACCAGTTGCGCGTCGGGCTCTGGCCCGGCCACCGCCTCGCGCGCGGCCTGCGCCGCAAGGAATTGGCGGAAACCTTCCGCCGCCAAGGCCGTCAGCAACCCCTGCACATCGCCAAAATGATGTGCGGGCGCGGCATGGCTGACCCCGGCCCGCTTGGCCACCTGCCGCAGCGAAAACCCCTCCATTCCCCGGTCGGCCAATTCATCCTCGGCCGCCGCCAGAAGGGCCGCGCGCAGATCGCCATGATGATAGCGCCGCGTCGCTGCAGGATCGGCAGGGGCTGGGCGCAGCTTGGGCGGAAGATCGGTCATAATCCCCGGCATATCCCCCAATCTTGTCACTGGCAAGATTTTCCTTGACAGGCGCCGGTGCAGCCATATCCTGACAGTGTCAAGATTAGGAGCCCACGATGCCCACCGATCCCCATGTCCTTTTCGCCGCATCCGGGCCGCTGGCCATGTTGGGATGGCTGGCACTGGCGCTTTCGCCCCTCGCCCCCCGCGCGGCGCAGATCGTGGCGGGGCTGGCCATCCCGGCCATCCTGTCGGTCGCCTATGCCGCGCTGATCCTTGTGCATTGGGCCGATGCGCCGGGCGGGTTCGGGTCGCTGGCCGATGTGATGGCGCTTTTCACCGATCCGCCCGTCGCGCTGGCGGGTTGGCTGCATTACCTCGCCTTTGATTTGCTGATCGGCGCATGGATTGCCCGCACCGCGCAGGCGACGGGCATCCCCCACCTGCTGATCCTGCCCTGCCTTGCGCTGACCTTCCTCTTTGGTCCTGCAGGCTTTCTTGCCTTTCTCATCCTCCGCGCGGCCTTCACGGCCCGCGCCCGCATGATTGGAACACCCCAATGACAATCGCACTTGCCAGCCCCGCCCTGCCCGATCTGCGCCGCCTCTGGACGGATGCGCCCGCCCTGACGCTGCTTGCGCTGATCCTCACGCTTGGCCTGATCCCGCTTTATGCCGCCATGGCGCTGGACCTGCGGGACTTCCACGGCAACAGCCCTTGGCTGAAGCCTGTGAAATTTCACTATGCGCTGGCAATCTACGCGATCACCCTTGCCTTCTTTGCCCGCTTCATGCCCGCCGCGACACGCCAAAGCCGCCTCTGGCGCTGGTTCACCGGGGCGGTTGTCTTTGCCATCGTGGCGGAATGCCTCTGGCTTTGGGGCGCGGCCAGCCTGAACACGGCGGCGCATTTCAACACCGATCACCCGATCTTTGCCGCCGTCTATAGCCTGATGGGGGCCTTTGCCGTGCTGTTGACATCGGCAAGCCTTGCCATGGGCCTTTCCATCTGGCGCAACAGGGCGACCGGCCTGCCCGAAGGCCTCCGGCTGTCCATCGCGCTTGGCCTGATCCTGACCTTTGTGCTCACGGTCATCACGGCGGGCTATCTGTCCGCCCAACCCGGCCATTTCGTGGGCACGCCCGTGACCGGGGCCGCGCTGCCCATACTTGGCTGGTCGCGCGAGGTGGGCGATCTGCGCGTGGCGCATTTCCTTGCGACCCACGCGCTGCATGGCCTGCCGATCTGGGGTCTGATCGCAACCCGCATGGGCGATGCGCGGGGGGCGGTGACGCTGGTCTGGGGCGGTGCTGCGGCATATGCGGCGCTTGTCACGGCGACCTTTATCCAAGCCTTGAACGGCCTGCCCCTGATCTGACCCCACGCACGGACATCTGCCGCTTTCCCTCGCCCCCGTCGCGCGCTAGAACCCCCGCGACAGTCAGGGATGCATGCGATGCCGATGGAAAAGACCTTCAACGCCGCCGAGGCCGAGGCGCGGATTTCCGCCAAATGGATCGAGGAAAAGGCCTTCCGCGCCGGGGCAAATGCCAAGCCGGGCGCGGAAAGCTTTTGCGTCATGATCCCGCCGCCCAATGTGACGGGGTCGCTGCATATGGGCCACGCCTTCAACAACACGCTGCAGGATATCCTGACGCGCTGGCACCGGATGCGCGGGCATGACACGCTGTGGCAGCCGGGAACGGATCACGCGGGTATCGCCACCCAGATGGTCACGGAACGCGAGATGGCGGCGAAGGGCGAACCCACGCGCCGCGACATGGGGCGCGACGCCTTTACCGCCCGTGTCTGGCAGCAAAAGCAAAAATCCCGCGGCACGATCATCGGCCAGTTGCAGCGCCTTGGCTGCTCCTGCGACTGGGACCGCGAGGCCTTTACCATGTCGGGTGCCCCGAATGCGCCTGCGGGCGAAGAGGGTAATTTCCACGACGCCGTGATCCGCGTCTTTGTCGATCTTTACAACAAGGGGTTCATCTATCGCGGCAAGCGGCTGGTGAACTGGGACCCGCATTTCGAAACCGCGATCTCTGACCTTGAGGTGGAGAATATCGAGGTGGACGGCCATATGTGGCATTTCAAATACCCGCTCGCCGGGGGGGCCACCTATCGCTATGTCGAAAAGGATGCCGACGGCAACGTGGTGCTGGATGAGGAGCGCGACTACATCTCTATCGCCACGACGCGACCTGAAACCATGCTGGGCGATGGCGCGGTGGCGGTGCATCCGTCGGACGAACGCTATGCTGCCATCGTCGGCAAGCTCTGCGAGATCCCGGTGGGGCCAAAGGAACACCGCCGCCTGATCCCGATCATCGCGGATGAATATCCCGACCCCACCTTTGGCTCCGGTGCGGTAAAGATCACGGGCGCGCATGATTTCAACGATTATGGCGTGGCCAAGCGCGGCGGCATCCCTTGCTATCGCCTGATGGACACCCGCGCGCGCCTGCGCGACGACGGTGTGGCTTACGCCGAGGCGGCCTCGATCGCGCAGGCCGTGGCGCGCGGCGAACAGGTTCTGTCCGAGACCGAGGCCGATGCCCTGAACCTCGTCCCCGATCACCTGCGCGGGCTTGATCGGTTCGAGGCGAGAAAGCGCGTGGTCGAAGAAATCACCGCCGAAGGTCTGGCCGTGATGACCCGCGCCGATGACGCCCGTCTGGGCAAGGCGGCCCTGAAAAAGGATGCCGAAGGGGCCGATGCCCCCGTGCCGCTGGTCGAGGCGAAGAAGATCATGCAGCCCTTCGGGGATCGTTCGAAAACTGTAATCGAGCCCATGCTTACGGACCAATGGTTCGTCGATACTGTTCGAATTGTGCAACCCGCGCTGGACGCCGTCCGCAACGGAACGGTCAAGATCATCCCCGAAAGCGGCGAGCGGACCTATTACCACTGGCTGGACAATATCGAACCGTGGTGCATCTCGCGCCAGCTGTGGTGGGGCCATCAGATCCCGGTCTGGTATGACGCGGAAGGCAACCATTTCTGCGCCCCGACCGAGGCCGAGGCGCAGGCCATGGCCCCCGGCAAGGCCCTGACCCGCGACCCCGACGTGCTGGACACCTGGTTCTCGTCTGGCCTCTGGCCCATCGGGACGCTGGGCTGGCCAGAGGAAACGGATGCGTTGAAGCGCTATTTCCCGACCTCTGTCCTGATCACGGGACAAGACATCCTCTTCTTCTGGGTCGCCCGGATGATGATGATGCAGCTTGCCGTGGTGAATGAGGTGCCATTCAAGACGGTCTACCTGCATGGCCTCGTGCGCGATGCCAAGGGCAAGAAGATGTCCAAATCCTTGGGCAATGTCATCGACCCGCTGGAAATCATCGACGAATACGGTGCCGATGCGCTGCGCTTCACCAATGCGGCCATGGCAAGCCTTGGGGGCGTGCTGAAACTCGACACCCAGCGGATCGCGGGCTATCGCAATTTCGGCACCAAACTCTGGAATGCCTGTCGCTTTGCCGAAATGAACGGGGTCTGGGAGGGCCACGCCACCCAAACCGCCACCCCCAAGGCCACCGCCACTGCCAACAGCTGGATCATCGGCGAAACCATCCGCACGCTGGCCGAGGTGGATGACGCCCTGACCGACTATCGCTTTGATCAGGCGGCGGATGCGCTTTACCGCTTTGTCTGGGGCAAGGTCTGCGACTGGTATGTGGAATTCGCCAAACCTCTTTTCGATGGCGATGCTGCGGCCGAAACCCGTGCCACCATGGCTTGGGTCCTCGACCACTGCATGATCCTGCTGCATCCGATGATGCCCTTCCTCACAGAGGAACTCTGGGCCACCACCGGCAGCCGCGCCAAGATGCTGGTCCATACCGATTGGCCTACGGCCGACCTGTCGCTGGCCGACCCCGCCGCCGACCGCGAAATGGGTTGGGTCACAACTCTGATCGATGAGATCCGCTCTGCCCGCGCCCAGATGCATGTGCCCGTGGGCCTTAAGGTCGATCTGGTCGCAACCACGCTGTCGGACGAGGCGCGGCAGGCTTGGGCGCGAAATGAGATGCTGATCAAACGCCTTGCGCGCGTGGAAACACTGACCGAGGCCGCTACCACGCCGAAGGGCAGCGTCTCGCTCGCCCTCGAAGGTGCGGCCTTTGCCCTGCCCTTGGAAGGCATCATCGACATCGCCGAAGAAAAGGCGCGACTGTCCAAGACGCTTGACAAGCTGTCCAAGGAAATTGGCGGGCTGAAGGGGCGGCTGAACAACCCCGCCTTCGTTGCTTCCGCCCCCGAAGAGGTGGTGGATGAGGCCCGCGCAAACCTGGCCGCGCGCGAGGACGAGGCAGCAAAGCTGGACGCCGCCCTGAAACGTCTGGCCGAGATCGGCTAAGATTTTCTGTCGAAAGATATCCTGCGGGGGAAGCCCCCCGCAGGGAGGGGCAAGGGGGCGCGCAGCCCCCTTTTCCTTGGCTGCCCCAAGCGCGATAGTGGCAGGAAAGGAGATGGCCCATGTCTTGGCTTTCCCGCCTCGCCGAACGCCAGATGCAGAAGGCCCGCCTGAAGGGCGATCTTCAGGGGTTGGAAGGCGAAGGCAAACCCCTGCCCGACCGTCCGGGTGACGCCTTTATCAGCGCAGGCGATGCCATGGGCTTCCGCATCATGGCAGAGGCGGGCGTCCTGCCCGAAGAGATCGTGCTGAAGAAAGAGGCCGCTCGCCTGCGGGAAACGCTCGCCCAAGAGGCGGACCCCGGTCGCCGCATGGCGATTCAGGCCGAATTGGCGCAGGTCGAGATGCGGCAGGCCATGGCCGAAGAGGCCCGCCGCCGTTTCCTGCGCGACTGATCCTTGCCTGTCCCAAGCCCAAGAATTTTCTCGAAAATTCTTGGGCGAAATGACCCGAAGAATTTTCGTATGAAAATTCTTCGGGTTTCGGGGGGCAAGAATTTTCGGATGAAAATTCTTGCCCCCTTGCACTCCCCCACGCGGCTTGCTTCCCTGCGCCGCATGACCGGACCTCGTCTTACCTCCCTAGCCGAAAGCCTGCCTTCCACGGTGCCCTTTGTCGGGCCCGAAACGCAGGAACGCAGCCTTGGCCGCCCCTTCCGCGCACGCCTTGGCGCGAATGAAAGCCGATTTGGCCCCTCGCCCCGTGCGGTGGCCGCCATGGCCGCCGCCGCGCAGGACGCCTGGATGTATGGCGATCCTGAAATGGCTGACCTGCGCGCGGCCATCGCCGCCCATCACGCGGTGACGCCCGCGCATGTGATGGTCGGCGAAGGGATTGACGGGCTTCTGGGCACGCTGGTCCGCCTTGTCGCAGGGCCCGGGGATGCCGTCGTTACCTCGCTCGGTGCCTATCCGACCTTTGCCTTCCATGTGGCGGGTTTTGGGGCCGATCTTCATCGCGTGCCCTATCGCGGCGATCACGAAGACCCGGAGGCGCTTCTCGACAGGGCCCGTGCCACCGGGGCGCGGCTTCTCTACCTTGCCAATCCTGACAATCCGATGGGCAGCTGGCATGACGGCACGGTGATTGAGGCGATGATCAACGCCTTGCCCCAAGGCGCGCTTCTGGTGCTGGACGAGGCCTATATCGATCTGGCCCCTGCCAGCGCCACCCCCCGCATCGTGGCCGACGATCCCCGCGTGATCCGCATGCGCACCTTTTCCAAAGGCTACGGGCTTGCCGGGCTGCGGGTGGGCTATGCCTTGGCCGCGCCTGACCTGATCCGCGCATTCGACAAGGTGCGCAACCATTTCGGCATGGGGCGCATCGCGCAGGCCGGGGCCATGGCGGCACTGGCCGATCAGGCCTATCTGGGGCAGGTGCAGGCGCAGGTTGCCACCGCGCGCGACCGCATCGCCGCCATCGCCGCCGCCAATGGCCTCTCCGCCCTGCCCTCGGCCACCAATTTCGTCACCGTGGATTGCGGCCGCGACGGGGCCTTTGCCCGTGGCGTGCTGTCCGCCTGCATCGACCGGGGTCTTTTCATCCGCATGCCGGGGGTTGCCCCCCTTGACCGCTGCATCCGCATCAGCGCGGGGCAGCCCGGCGATCTTGACGTGCTGGAAGAGGTGTTGCCGCAGGCCCTAAACGCCGCCGCGCGCGGCTAAGCCTCACTCGGCCCGGAGCGACGGGGCAAGCCCCGGTGCAGGCTCTATGGCGGGGCCAAGCCGGGGCGTCGGGGCCTCGGTCGGAACGGCGGCCACGACCGGGCGCAGCCCACCATCTTCGACCACGGCCACCGCGCCCATGGTCCGGCGAAAGATCAGCACCGTCTGCTCCACCACCCGCGTCTTGGTGAAACCCACCCGCTCTTCCGTGGGCAGCGTTTCGGATCGCACATATTCCCAACCGTCCCGGCCCAATTCATTCATCAGATTGGACAGGGTCAGCGCAAAGCGGTCTTCAGTCGTCTTCGCCTCGCGCGATTTGGTGCCGCGGCGGGGGGCGGGGATGACCTTATATTCATGACG
Encoded proteins:
- a CDS encoding TetR/AcrR family transcriptional regulator, encoding MTDLPPKLRPAPADPAATRRYHHGDLRAALLAAAEDELADRGMEGFSLRQVAKRAGVSHAAPAHHFGDVQGLLTALAAEGFRQFLAAQAAREAVAGPEPDAQLVAAGLGYVDFAMTRPALFRLLWQSERPDFRDADLGQAAGAAHQHLVDQVMAAGGGSTADEAAVWAMAHGLADLMAAGRLDALRTLPDAAREAMIAGILRRALPQSAAG
- a CDS encoding ABA4-like family protein, giving the protein MPTDPHVLFAASGPLAMLGWLALALSPLAPRAAQIVAGLAIPAILSVAYAALILVHWADAPGGFGSLADVMALFTDPPVALAGWLHYLAFDLLIGAWIARTAQATGIPHLLILPCLALTFLFGPAGFLAFLILRAAFTARARMIGTPQ
- a CDS encoding valine--tRNA ligase produces the protein MPMEKTFNAAEAEARISAKWIEEKAFRAGANAKPGAESFCVMIPPPNVTGSLHMGHAFNNTLQDILTRWHRMRGHDTLWQPGTDHAGIATQMVTEREMAAKGEPTRRDMGRDAFTARVWQQKQKSRGTIIGQLQRLGCSCDWDREAFTMSGAPNAPAGEEGNFHDAVIRVFVDLYNKGFIYRGKRLVNWDPHFETAISDLEVENIEVDGHMWHFKYPLAGGATYRYVEKDADGNVVLDEERDYISIATTRPETMLGDGAVAVHPSDERYAAIVGKLCEIPVGPKEHRRLIPIIADEYPDPTFGSGAVKITGAHDFNDYGVAKRGGIPCYRLMDTRARLRDDGVAYAEAASIAQAVARGEQVLSETEADALNLVPDHLRGLDRFEARKRVVEEITAEGLAVMTRADDARLGKAALKKDAEGADAPVPLVEAKKIMQPFGDRSKTVIEPMLTDQWFVDTVRIVQPALDAVRNGTVKIIPESGERTYYHWLDNIEPWCISRQLWWGHQIPVWYDAEGNHFCAPTEAEAQAMAPGKALTRDPDVLDTWFSSGLWPIGTLGWPEETDALKRYFPTSVLITGQDILFFWVARMMMMQLAVVNEVPFKTVYLHGLVRDAKGKKMSKSLGNVIDPLEIIDEYGADALRFTNAAMASLGGVLKLDTQRIAGYRNFGTKLWNACRFAEMNGVWEGHATQTATPKATATANSWIIGETIRTLAEVDDALTDYRFDQAADALYRFVWGKVCDWYVEFAKPLFDGDAAAETRATMAWVLDHCMILLHPMMPFLTEELWATTGSRAKMLVHTDWPTADLSLADPAADREMGWVTTLIDEIRSARAQMHVPVGLKVDLVATTLSDEARQAWARNEMLIKRLARVETLTEAATTPKGSVSLALEGAAFALPLEGIIDIAEEKARLSKTLDKLSKEIGGLKGRLNNPAFVASAPEEVVDEARANLAAREDEAAKLDAALKRLAEIG
- a CDS encoding DUF1992 domain-containing protein; the encoded protein is MSWLSRLAERQMQKARLKGDLQGLEGEGKPLPDRPGDAFISAGDAMGFRIMAEAGVLPEEIVLKKEAARLRETLAQEADPGRRMAIQAELAQVEMRQAMAEEARRRFLRD
- a CDS encoding pyridoxal phosphate-dependent aminotransferase — translated: MTGPRLTSLAESLPSTVPFVGPETQERSLGRPFRARLGANESRFGPSPRAVAAMAAAAQDAWMYGDPEMADLRAAIAAHHAVTPAHVMVGEGIDGLLGTLVRLVAGPGDAVVTSLGAYPTFAFHVAGFGADLHRVPYRGDHEDPEALLDRARATGARLLYLANPDNPMGSWHDGTVIEAMINALPQGALLVLDEAYIDLAPASATPRIVADDPRVIRMRTFSKGYGLAGLRVGYALAAPDLIRAFDKVRNHFGMGRIAQAGAMAALADQAYLGQVQAQVATARDRIAAIAAANGLSALPSATNFVTVDCGRDGAFARGVLSACIDRGLFIRMPGVAPLDRCIRISAGQPGDLDVLEEVLPQALNAAARG
- a CDS encoding DUF4177 domain-containing protein; translation: MSRHEYKVIPAPRRGTKSREAKTTEDRFALTLSNLMNELGRDGWEYVRSETLPTEERVGFTKTRVVEQTVLIFRRTMGAVAVVEDGGLRPVVAAVPTEAPTPRLGPAIEPAPGLAPSLRAE